The DNA sequence AGCTCGAGCTATTCACCAATACTCTGTGCTCAGCACTAACAAACCTATCATTTGTTACAAGCTGCAGCAACCAACACAATATAAATAACTCTACATATAAGCATTGTGGAGAAGGAAAAATGGTTAACTTAACTACCTGGAGAAGATCACCAATATTTACCACCAGAGCTCCCGGCACGAAGGGAACATCAACCCACTGGTTCTGATAGAGCACTTGCAGGCCTCGTACTTGGTCGGGCAGAAGCACCGTTAGGAAGTCGCTGTCAGCGTGCTTGCTCGCGCCTAGAGTTAGCTCCGGCTGAGGGCATTCCGGGTAGTAATGCATCAACAGAGCGACCCCATCCGCGCATTTCATGTCCACGAGGTGATCGGCCTTGAGACCGAGTGCCTCCGATAATAGTTGAAACAGACTTCTTCCTAGCTTCATAACTTGTTTTGTGTATTCAATCATTATATCACTGCAAAAATCCACACACTTCACTATTTTCATCTCTACCATAAGACTCTTCTATTCAAAGAAAACAGAATAAAAGGGACATGAAATTTCCAATTCATTAAATCTCATACTCTCCTATTTTACTGTAGTTTCAAATTCACATCAAAACTTTAGATTTGAACCTTAAAATCattcatagactagaaaacaacacttaatttttcaacaatttaaatcaattatagAAAATCAATGGCCAAATATTACCTGCAAACCGCGGGCAATTCCTCGGGTTGAGGAAGATTCGGAGCCATTTTACAGAAAACAGTGTCTCTCCAATTAGCCGACGGCGCTGtatacaaatcaaaattgcTGTTGTAAGCAACCCTTGATTTTTTCATCTCCCTCGTATACCACTTCTTCCTCTCTTCATCGTCTTGACCGAAGAAATGGCGCACTCCATCGATCATATCCTCCAATACAGCCTCCGGAATCCCATGGTTGATCACTTGGAAGAATCCCCACGTTTTCGAAGCTTCGCGGATGGCGTCGACGATGGCCTTGCGCTTCATCGGATCATCGCCGACGCCTTCTAGGTCGAGCAATGGGAACTCGAATTGCGCGTTGACTGAGCTGATCAGAGCCTGTTGTGGATCAATTTGGGGGTCGATGAAGATTCTAGGAACTTGAGTTATGCCGCTATCGATTAAACCTTTAACGCCGGTTTTGGTTTCATCGAAGGCTTTTAATTCAGTTTCCCTGCTGTTGTAGATTGAGCTCGCCATATTTGATTGGAAATTGATACAATGATACCTATGGCTCTAGGAGataggatttgaattttatattcccTCAATGCACGAAAAATAAGACAAATAAGACAAGTCGAAAAAAAGTTAGTTCCTCAGCATCccgggggaggtcgtgggatccgccgtTGCTGCCGCTGTAGTCGCCGGAATAGTTCAGTCggctgcttcttcggccacctaGCGGCGCACCCCGCCGGGAACTTCTCACGGAGCCCTTCGGCCAACAAGAAGCACTCCCAGGCCaaaaggtgaactccttatacttcctccCCGACAAGGGGAACTGActccgctatcctccgggcgtcctCAGTCACACCCTTTTGAGCtgacggagggcgttggcgtacaaattCGCAAAACGGCCCACTGCGGCCCTGAtgcgctcccaccccttccggacctcctcgttgctgaagtccttcccgtgcgggcaGTGGTTCTTATAGGCAGCCctgatcttcgcccacatgttgacgacccgctggttgttcgcaaccagtggatcgtcgcacacctccaaccaccccttgGCCNNNNNNNNNNNNNNNNNNNNNNNNNNNNNNNNNNNNNNNNNNNNNNNNNNNNNNNNNNNNNNNNNNNNNNNNNNNNNNNNNNNNNNNNNNNNNNNNNNNNGAAAAATAAGACAAATAAGACAAGtcgaaaaaaagttagtactTCAGTCCCCTAAAATTTATCTCACTTCTGATACATCAGCTTTTAAGAAAGTATTATCTCCGCTAAAATTGATACTATTCATTTTAACCCTTAAAagttgatacacttcacttttaccatttttgggagggacataaattactaaatatttctatcaattttattataaaactaatacttaaAGAGGGCCCAcatccaccaactttttcaactcactttccattacatttcttaaaccgTTTGATCAAAGTCTAGCGAAATTTTGGGGATggataaaatagaaagataaaaGTAGTATCGCTTAGCTTACTTTTAGTATTGGggtttttaataaaatttattaatgacAATAATTGGGCCACCAGAAAAAAggttaaatgaaaattttgaggaTGGGCGGATACTTAAAAATAGGACATATTTTCGGACGGATGTAGTAAAAGGGGTAAGAAATGAattccatattattagtaagagagaaaggaagaaCAATAAGACGgaagttgttgaaaatttttgtgttttaaacacggtctattttttgtggacaataaaaaattataaatgtggtctatttttcgtggacgtaGAGAACACTGTTATCGTGCGTGTGTTTAGTCAAGGTAAGAGGTGATCATGTGGAATTATGGGGGTGTATAGTGAAGATAATGTGGTGATTACGTGTTATTAGCAATGGATTATTACTGCAAAATAGTTGCACATATCAGACTTTGGGGATTTGAATCGTGTTCCGTGGCAATTTAGCTAAAATTCCtcct is a window from the Salvia hispanica cultivar TCC Black 2014 chromosome 1, UniMelb_Shisp_WGS_1.0, whole genome shotgun sequence genome containing:
- the LOC125207203 gene encoding 1-aminocyclopropane-1-carboxylate oxidase homolog 1-like translates to MASSIYNSRETELKAFDETKTGVKGLIDSGITQVPRIFIDPQIDPQQALISSVNAQFEFPLLDLEGVGDDPMKRKAIVDAIREASKTWGFFQVINHGIPEAVLEDMIDGVRHFFGQDDEERKKWYTREMKKSRVAYNSNFDLYTAPSANWRDTVFCKMAPNLPQPEELPAVCSDIMIEYTKQVMKLGRSLFQLLSEALGLKADHLVDMKCADGVALLMHYYPECPQPELTLGASKHADSDFLTVLLPDQVRGLQVLYQNQWVDVPFVPGALVVNIGDLLQLVTNDRFVSAEHRVLVNSSSSRVSVACFFRNATTRSTQLYMPIEELVSEDKPARYRATTLEEYITHVHSKGLDGTSALPQFRV